One genomic segment of Cellulophaga sp. HaHaR_3_176 includes these proteins:
- the murG gene encoding undecaprenyldiphospho-muramoylpentapeptide beta-N-acetylglucosaminyltransferase: MDNYKFILSGGGTGGHIYPAIAIANELKRRHPNAEFLFVGAKDRMEMEKVPNAGYKIEGLWISGLQRKLTFKNMMFPFKLISSLIRANGIVKEFKPDVVIGTGGFASGPLLKRASAIGISCVLQEQNSYAGVTNKLLAKKAKKICVAYDGMERFFPADKIIKTGNPVRGDLVEMNTDKNEAISFFGLEAGKPTLVVLGGSLGARRINQLVEKELNFFEQLGVQLIWQCGKLYYEEYKKYTSDTVKVFDFLNKMDFTYAAADIVISRAGAGSVSELCIVGKPVVYIPSPNVAEDHQTKNATALAVKNAALLIKEKDLDVQFESVFSALYKDKSKQRQLGENCKQMAMPNATIAIVDEIEKLLKK; this comes from the coding sequence GTGGACAATTATAAATTTATACTTTCAGGAGGAGGAACAGGTGGACATATTTATCCGGCAATTGCTATTGCGAATGAATTAAAGCGAAGGCACCCAAATGCTGAGTTTTTATTTGTTGGTGCAAAAGATAGAATGGAGATGGAGAAAGTACCTAATGCAGGGTACAAAATTGAAGGATTGTGGATTAGTGGATTGCAAAGGAAATTGACATTCAAAAATATGATGTTCCCTTTTAAATTAATAAGTAGTTTGATAAGAGCAAATGGCATAGTTAAAGAGTTTAAACCTGATGTTGTAATTGGTACGGGTGGCTTTGCTAGTGGTCCGCTTTTAAAAAGAGCATCAGCAATAGGAATATCATGTGTACTACAAGAGCAGAATTCTTATGCAGGTGTAACGAATAAGTTGTTGGCTAAAAAAGCAAAGAAAATTTGTGTTGCTTATGATGGTATGGAACGGTTTTTTCCTGCAGATAAAATTATAAAAACTGGTAATCCTGTTCGTGGAGATTTAGTCGAAATGAATACAGATAAAAATGAAGCAATTTCATTTTTTGGATTAGAAGCAGGTAAGCCGACTTTAGTTGTTTTGGGAGGTAGTTTAGGAGCTAGACGTATCAATCAATTAGTAGAAAAAGAATTGAATTTCTTTGAGCAATTAGGAGTTCAGTTGATATGGCAATGCGGTAAACTGTATTACGAAGAGTATAAAAAATATACATCTGACACAGTAAAAGTTTTTGATTTTTTAAACAAAATGGACTTTACCTATGCAGCAGCTGATATTGTAATTTCTAGAGCTGGAGCAGGTTCTGTTTCAGAGTTGTGTATTGTTGGTAAGCCAGTAGTTTACATTCCGTCACCAAATGTGGCAGAAGATCATCAAACTAAAAATGCAACAGCATTGGCAGTAAAAAATGCTGCGCTATTAATTAAAGAAAAAGATTTAGATGTGCAGTTTGAAAGTGTTTTTTCTGCATTGTATAAAGATAAAAGTAAGCAGAGGCAATTAGGAGAAAATTGTAAGCAGATGGCAATGCCAAACGCAACAATTGCAATCGTTGATGAAA